In the Ilumatobacteraceae bacterium genome, one interval contains:
- a CDS encoding thiamine pyrophosphate-dependent dehydrogenase E1 component subunit alpha, with the protein MGTEPDALRLNIPDPARGHQEPDRVRFVSAAGEMKKPALDEKVERVALMRKQLVRVLDDDGAAVGEWVPELSVDQKLAGLRDMMLLRAFDARMLRAHRQGTISFYMQALGEEAIACAHQRALRAGDMHFPTYRQQGLLISAGYPLVEMMNQILSNPKDPLKGRQLPVLYSAKEYGYFSISGNLATQYPQAVGWAMASAMRGGTEIASAWIGEGSTAESDFHSALVFASTYQAPVILNIVNNHWAISTPEDFARGASATFADRGYGFSIPAIRVDGNDYLAAYAASQWAAERARANLGPTLLEWITLRRGAHSTSDDPSVYRPDHEAESFPLGDPIDRLRRHLVASGEWDDDRDGDLLAEVTGQVDAAFAEALANGSLKSGDVPDPDTMFDDVFRDLPRHLVEQRDRARSQR; encoded by the coding sequence GTGGGAACCGAGCCCGATGCACTCCGGCTGAACATCCCCGACCCGGCGCGGGGCCATCAGGAGCCCGACCGGGTCAGGTTCGTGAGCGCGGCCGGCGAGATGAAGAAACCCGCGCTCGACGAGAAGGTCGAGCGGGTGGCGCTGATGCGCAAGCAGCTCGTCCGGGTGCTCGACGATGATGGGGCCGCCGTCGGCGAGTGGGTGCCCGAACTGTCGGTCGACCAGAAGCTGGCGGGCCTGCGCGACATGATGCTGCTGCGGGCGTTCGACGCACGCATGTTGCGAGCCCACCGGCAGGGCACGATCTCGTTCTACATGCAGGCGTTGGGCGAGGAGGCGATCGCCTGCGCCCACCAGCGGGCACTCCGGGCCGGCGACATGCATTTTCCGACCTACCGGCAGCAGGGGTTGCTGATCTCGGCGGGCTACCCGCTCGTGGAGATGATGAACCAGATCCTGTCGAACCCGAAGGATCCGTTGAAGGGCCGCCAGTTGCCGGTGTTGTACTCGGCCAAGGAGTACGGGTACTTCTCGATCTCGGGCAACCTCGCCACGCAGTATCCGCAGGCGGTCGGGTGGGCGATGGCGTCGGCGATGCGAGGCGGCACCGAGATCGCATCGGCGTGGATCGGTGAGGGTTCGACGGCCGAGTCGGATTTCCACTCGGCGCTCGTGTTCGCCTCGACCTACCAGGCACCCGTGATCCTCAACATCGTGAACAACCACTGGGCGATCTCGACCCCGGAAGACTTCGCCCGCGGCGCGTCGGCGACGTTCGCCGACCGGGGATACGGCTTCAGCATCCCGGCGATCCGGGTCGACGGCAACGACTATCTCGCGGCCTATGCGGCATCACAGTGGGCGGCGGAACGGGCGAGGGCCAACCTCGGGCCGACGCTGCTGGAGTGGATCACGTTGCGCCGGGGAGCGCATTCGACGTCCGACGACCCGTCGGTGTACCGCCCCGACCACGAGGCCGAATCGTTCCCGCTCGGCGACCCGATCGATCGCCTGCGCCGGCACCTGGTGGCGTCGGGTGAATGGGACGACGACCGCGATGGTGACCTGCTCGCCGAGGTCACCGGCCAGGTCGACGCAGCATTCGCCGAAGCCCTCGCCAATGGTTCGTTGAAGAGCGGCGACGTGCCCGACCCCGACACGATGTTCGACGACGTGTTCCGCGACCTGCCACGACATCTGGTCGAGCAGCGCGACCGGGCGAGGTCGCAGCGATGA